A genome region from Geobacter pickeringii includes the following:
- the rpmE gene encoding 50S ribosomal protein L31 — protein sequence MKEGIHPKYTEVTIKCACGNSFQSRSTSAEINTEICSACHPFFTGKQKLMDTAGRVERFKKRYGL from the coding sequence CAAGTACACGGAAGTGACGATCAAGTGCGCCTGCGGCAACAGCTTCCAGAGCCGCTCCACCAGCGCCGAGATCAATACCGAAATCTGCTCCGCCTGCCATCCGTTCTTCACCGGCAAGCAGAAACTCATGGACACCGCCGGCCGCGTCGAGCGCTTCAAGAAGAGATACGGCCTGTAA
- the thyX gene encoding FAD-dependent thymidylate synthase, producing MKVTLLQHTPDPETAVALAARLCYSPVGIDELREKLSKSDIAAFLDKIMSLGHQSVLEHASFTFGIEGISRATSHQLVRHRVASYSQQSQRYVTHVERFSAVVPPTIAAQPDLAARFEDQLKAIHETYAALVAAGIPAEDARYILPNAAETKIIVTMNGRELLHFFELRCCERAQWEIRAMAVEMLRLVKAVAPTIFRDAGPGCLAGPCPEGTMTCGRIVAVRERFKEMSA from the coding sequence ATGAAGGTTACGCTTCTCCAGCACACCCCCGACCCCGAAACCGCCGTTGCCCTCGCTGCCCGGCTCTGCTACTCGCCCGTCGGCATCGACGAGCTGCGCGAAAAACTCTCGAAATCGGACATCGCCGCCTTTCTCGACAAGATCATGTCGCTGGGGCACCAGTCGGTGCTGGAGCACGCCTCCTTCACCTTCGGCATCGAGGGGATTTCGCGGGCCACGAGTCATCAGCTTGTCCGGCATCGGGTCGCCTCCTACTCTCAGCAGTCCCAGCGTTACGTCACCCACGTCGAGCGGTTTTCCGCCGTGGTGCCGCCGACCATCGCAGCGCAGCCGGACCTTGCGGCGCGCTTCGAGGATCAGCTCAAGGCGATTCACGAAACCTACGCGGCGCTGGTGGCGGCAGGGATACCGGCGGAAGACGCCCGTTATATTCTCCCCAACGCCGCCGAAACCAAGATCATCGTTACCATGAACGGCCGCGAACTGCTCCACTTCTTCGAACTCCGCTGCTGCGAGCGGGCCCAATGGGAGATCCGCGCCATGGCGGTGGAAATGCTGCGGCTCGTGAAGGCGGTCGCCCCTACCATCTTCCGTGACGCCGGTCCGGGTTGTCTGGCCGGTCCCTGTCCGGAAGGCACCATGACCTGCGGCCGGATCGTCGCGGTCAGGGAGAGATTCAAGGAGATGTCAGCGTGA
- a CDS encoding DUF1385 domain-containing protein codes for MKRFRSVLVQLFFLAERINVGGQAVLEGVMMRAPRSMAIAVRRPTGDISVKREEVPPLSERFPVVKLPIVRGAVALFSSLIMGLKALNFSANEAMAEEEEKEELSSWALGGTMAVALGFGVLLFFVFPLYLTKLLIPLIGTSNIIFNLVDGIIRVAVFLLYIVSISRMKDIQRVFQYHGAEHKTIFAFEAGEELTVANVARHSRLHPRCGTSFLLIVMLVSILVFSLIPKLWPFYLKAGSRVVLLPVIAGVSYELLKWSAKHDTSSFVRMIIKPGLALQRLTTREPDESQIEVAIRSMEEALDVNGGYRDDRLVV; via the coding sequence ATGAAGCGGTTCAGGTCGGTACTGGTACAGCTGTTCTTTCTGGCGGAACGGATCAACGTGGGCGGGCAGGCGGTCCTCGAAGGGGTGATGATGCGGGCTCCCCGCTCCATGGCGATCGCGGTCCGCCGCCCAACCGGCGATATCTCGGTAAAACGGGAGGAGGTCCCCCCCCTCTCCGAGCGCTTCCCCGTGGTCAAGCTCCCCATCGTCCGCGGGGCGGTGGCGCTCTTCTCCTCCCTCATCATGGGACTCAAGGCGCTCAACTTCTCCGCCAACGAGGCGATGGCCGAAGAGGAGGAGAAGGAGGAGCTCTCGTCCTGGGCTCTCGGGGGGACCATGGCGGTGGCGCTCGGCTTCGGCGTCCTCCTCTTCTTCGTCTTCCCCCTCTATCTGACCAAGCTCCTCATCCCGCTCATCGGTACCTCCAACATCATCTTCAACCTGGTGGACGGTATCATCCGGGTGGCGGTCTTTCTCCTCTACATCGTCTCCATCTCCCGGATGAAGGATATCCAGCGGGTATTCCAGTACCACGGCGCCGAGCACAAGACCATCTTCGCCTTCGAGGCGGGCGAGGAGCTGACGGTGGCCAATGTGGCCCGGCACAGCCGGCTCCACCCCCGGTGCGGCACGAGTTTTCTCCTTATCGTCATGCTGGTGAGCATCCTGGTCTTCTCGCTCATCCCGAAGCTGTGGCCCTTCTATCTGAAAGCCGGCTCCCGGGTGGTGCTCCTGCCGGTCATCGCCGGGGTCTCCTACGAGCTTCTCAAATGGAGCGCGAAACACGATACGTCCTCCTTCGTGAGGATGATCATCAAGCCGGGGCTGGCCCTCCAGCGGCTTACCACCCGGGAGCCGGACGAGAGCCAGATCGAGGTGGCGATCCGGTCGATGGAAGAGGCCCTGGATGTCAATGGCGGCTACCGCGACGACCGGCTGGTCGTATAA
- the prfA gene encoding peptide chain release factor 1 translates to MFDKIAELEVRHQELEALLADPAVIGNQPEFRRFSREHNDLTPLVEAYRIYRKVLDEIEGNRELLADPEMKEMAEAELPELERQKEDLEGEIKLLLLPKDPNDDRNVILEIRAGTGGDESALFAGDLFRMYSRFAERNRWKVEVMSASESERGGFKEVVALIEGQGVFAKLKYESGTHRVQRVPETEAQGRIHTSACTVAVLPEAEDIEVDINPVELKIDVYRASGAGGQHVNKTESAVRITHLPTGIVVECQDERSQIKNRAKAMKVLKSRILDGLQQEQNARIAADRKQQVGSGDRSERIRTYNFPQGRMTDHRIGLTLYRLEAIMMGDVAEIVDALRAHYQMEALKAQSEAA, encoded by the coding sequence ATGTTTGACAAGATAGCTGAACTGGAAGTACGCCACCAGGAGCTGGAAGCGCTCCTGGCGGACCCCGCGGTGATCGGGAACCAGCCGGAGTTCCGCCGGTTCTCCCGCGAGCATAACGACCTCACCCCCCTGGTGGAGGCGTATCGCATCTACCGGAAGGTTCTCGACGAGATCGAGGGGAACCGGGAGCTCCTGGCCGACCCCGAGATGAAGGAGATGGCCGAGGCTGAACTGCCGGAGCTGGAGCGGCAAAAGGAGGACCTGGAGGGTGAGATCAAGCTCCTCCTCCTCCCCAAGGATCCCAATGATGACCGGAACGTCATCCTGGAGATCCGCGCCGGGACCGGCGGCGACGAGTCGGCCCTCTTTGCCGGCGACCTCTTTCGGATGTACTCTCGCTTTGCCGAGCGCAACCGCTGGAAGGTGGAGGTCATGTCCGCCTCCGAGTCGGAGCGCGGCGGTTTCAAGGAGGTTGTGGCCCTCATCGAGGGGCAGGGGGTCTTCGCCAAGCTCAAGTATGAATCGGGGACCCACCGGGTGCAGCGGGTGCCGGAGACCGAGGCCCAGGGGCGGATCCACACCAGCGCCTGCACCGTGGCGGTCCTCCCCGAGGCCGAGGACATCGAGGTGGACATCAACCCTGTGGAGCTCAAGATCGACGTCTACCGGGCCTCGGGCGCCGGCGGCCAGCACGTCAACAAGACCGAGTCGGCGGTCCGGATCACCCACCTTCCCACCGGCATCGTGGTGGAGTGCCAGGACGAGCGGAGTCAGATCAAGAACCGGGCGAAAGCCATGAAGGTCCTCAAATCCAGGATTCTGGACGGTCTCCAGCAGGAGCAGAACGCGCGGATCGCCGCCGACCGGAAGCAGCAGGTGGGGAGCGGCGATCGGAGTGAGCGGATCCGCACCTACAACTTCCCCCAGGGGAGGATGACCGACCATCGGATCGGACTCACCCTCTACCGGCTCGAAGCGATCATGATGGGAGACGTTGCCGAGATCGTGGATGCCCTGCGCGCCCACTACCAGATGGAGGCGTTGAAGGCGCAGAGCGAGGCGGCGTGA
- the prmC gene encoding peptide chain release factor N(5)-glutamine methyltransferase, whose product MSEVWTIRRVLEWTREYLAEKGIENARLETEWLLGTALGLDRVGLYVNFDKPLNQNELGTIRGLVARRAKREPLQYILGSQEFFGLDFEVTPAVLIPRHDTEVLVEEALKRAPAAGSILDIGVGSGCIAVSLAKSLPETAVWGVDRSAAALALARRNVERHGVRVTLVEGSLFEPLTGERFDMIVSNPPYIPTADIGTLQAEVRDAEPLMALDGGVDGLDFYRLIVSGASGHLAPRGWLMVEVGIGQAEAVLGMFTRAGFGDCFTAKDPNGIDRVVGGRIP is encoded by the coding sequence GTGAGCGAGGTCTGGACCATCCGCAGGGTCCTGGAGTGGACCAGGGAGTACCTGGCGGAGAAGGGGATCGAAAATGCGCGGCTGGAGACCGAGTGGCTCCTCGGGACGGCCCTGGGGCTTGATCGGGTGGGACTCTACGTCAACTTTGACAAGCCCCTCAACCAGAACGAGCTCGGGACAATCCGGGGGCTGGTTGCGCGACGGGCCAAGCGTGAGCCGCTCCAGTACATCCTCGGAAGCCAGGAGTTCTTCGGGCTCGATTTCGAGGTGACCCCGGCGGTGCTGATTCCCCGCCACGATACCGAGGTCCTGGTGGAGGAGGCGCTGAAGCGGGCACCGGCTGCCGGAAGCATCCTCGATATCGGGGTGGGGAGCGGCTGCATTGCCGTCTCCCTTGCCAAGAGCCTGCCGGAGACAGCCGTGTGGGGGGTGGACCGCTCCGCCGCGGCCCTGGCCCTTGCCCGGCGAAACGTCGAGCGGCACGGTGTGCGCGTTACCCTTGTGGAGGGTTCGCTCTTCGAGCCGCTGACGGGAGAGCGGTTCGACATGATTGTCTCGAATCCGCCCTACATTCCGACCGCCGACATCGGGACGCTCCAGGCAGAGGTCCGTGATGCGGAGCCGCTGATGGCACTGGACGGCGGTGTCGACGGGCTCGACTTCTACCGTCTCATCGTCTCCGGGGCCTCCGGACACCTCGCTCCCCGTGGCTGGCTTATGGTTGAAGTGGGGATCGGCCAGGCGGAGGCGGTGCTCGGGATGTTCACCCGGGCCGGCTTCGGCGACTGCTTTACGGCCAAGGATCCCAACGGCATAGACCGGGTGGTGGGCGGACGGATTCCGTAG
- the murA gene encoding UDP-N-acetylglucosamine 1-carboxyvinyltransferase, with protein sequence MDKLIIKGGKKLSGDVSVSGSKNAALPIFISTILAPGLNEIRNVPFLRDINTTIKVLESLGAVVEGNGNIVKIDTTHVNNVEATYDLVKTMRASVLVLGPLLARHGRARVSLPGGCAIGARPINLHLKGLAALGADIKLEHGYVEAKAKKLKGARINFDIATVGGTEQLMMAAALAKGETVLENAAREPEIIDLADILNRMGAKIDGAGTDTIRITGVNELAPVTHDVMPDRIEAGTFMVAAAITGGDVKIHNMKLEHLDALVFKLQDAGVEITNRDNIVRVKGPRRPRAINIKTRPYPGFPTDMQAQFMALMCVADGASVISENIFENRFMHVSELLRFGADITVEGNTATVKGVKKLSGAPVMATDLRASASLILAALAADNTTEISRIYHLDRGYDSIEKKLAALGADIQRVKES encoded by the coding sequence TTGGACAAGCTGATCATCAAGGGGGGGAAAAAGCTGTCGGGTGACGTGTCCGTCAGTGGCTCCAAGAACGCGGCCCTCCCCATCTTCATCTCCACTATCCTTGCCCCCGGGCTCAACGAAATCCGCAACGTTCCCTTCCTGCGCGACATCAACACCACCATAAAGGTCCTCGAATCCCTCGGCGCCGTGGTGGAGGGGAACGGCAATATCGTCAAGATTGACACGACCCACGTGAACAATGTGGAGGCGACCTACGACCTCGTGAAGACCATGCGGGCGTCGGTCCTGGTTCTGGGGCCCCTTCTGGCGCGCCACGGCCGGGCGCGGGTCTCGCTCCCCGGCGGCTGTGCCATCGGCGCCCGACCCATCAATCTCCATCTCAAGGGGCTCGCGGCCCTGGGGGCAGACATCAAGCTTGAGCACGGCTACGTGGAGGCCAAGGCGAAAAAGCTGAAAGGGGCGCGGATCAATTTCGACATCGCCACCGTGGGGGGGACCGAGCAACTCATGATGGCGGCGGCCCTGGCCAAGGGGGAGACGGTCCTGGAGAACGCCGCCCGGGAACCGGAGATCATCGACCTGGCCGACATCCTGAACAGGATGGGGGCAAAGATCGACGGGGCCGGTACCGACACCATCCGGATCACCGGCGTGAATGAGCTGGCGCCGGTCACCCATGACGTCATGCCCGACCGGATCGAGGCGGGGACCTTCATGGTGGCGGCGGCCATCACCGGCGGCGACGTGAAGATCCACAATATGAAGCTGGAGCACCTGGATGCCCTCGTCTTCAAGCTCCAGGACGCCGGGGTGGAGATCACGAACCGCGACAACATCGTGCGGGTAAAGGGGCCTCGACGCCCCCGGGCGATCAACATCAAGACCCGCCCCTATCCCGGCTTTCCCACCGACATGCAGGCCCAGTTCATGGCCCTCATGTGCGTGGCCGACGGGGCGAGCGTCATCAGCGAGAACATCTTCGAGAACCGCTTCATGCACGTCTCGGAACTGCTGCGCTTCGGCGCCGACATCACCGTGGAGGGTAACACCGCCACGGTGAAGGGGGTGAAGAAGCTCTCCGGCGCGCCGGTCATGGCCACGGACCTCCGGGCCTCGGCGTCGCTGATCCTGGCGGCGCTCGCCGCGGACAACACCACCGAGATCTCCCGCATCTACCACCTGGACCGGGGATACGACTCCATCGAGAAGAAGCTGGCCGCCCTCGGCGCCGACATCCAGAGAGTAAAAGAGTCATGA
- the hisG gene encoding ATP phosphoribosyltransferase, with protein sequence MTDYITIAIPKGRILEESVALFGKIGINCDELLSNTRKLIFENREQRMRYMIVRATDVPTYVEYGCADLGIVGKDTLMEQEKDLYEPLDLKFGYCRMMVAEPAGLARDDDPSSWSNIRIATKYPNVTEKYFARKGVQVEIIKLYGSIELAPLVGLSERIVDLVSTGETLRQNGLVEVETIAEITTRLIVNRASLKTKHPRITEIIEGLEKHV encoded by the coding sequence ATGACCGACTACATCACCATCGCCATTCCCAAGGGACGCATCCTGGAGGAGTCCGTCGCCCTCTTCGGCAAGATCGGGATCAACTGCGACGAGCTCCTCTCCAACACCCGGAAGCTCATCTTCGAGAACCGCGAGCAGCGGATGAGGTACATGATCGTCCGGGCCACCGACGTCCCCACCTACGTGGAGTACGGCTGCGCCGATCTCGGCATCGTCGGCAAGGACACCCTGATGGAGCAGGAGAAGGACCTCTACGAGCCGCTGGACCTGAAGTTCGGCTACTGCCGGATGATGGTGGCGGAGCCGGCCGGCCTTGCCCGGGACGACGATCCCTCCAGCTGGAGCAATATCCGGATCGCCACCAAGTACCCCAACGTGACCGAGAAGTACTTCGCCAGGAAGGGGGTGCAGGTGGAGATCATCAAACTCTACGGCTCCATCGAGTTGGCGCCGCTGGTGGGGCTCTCCGAGCGGATCGTGGACCTGGTTTCCACCGGCGAGACCCTGCGGCAGAACGGTCTCGTTGAGGTGGAGACCATCGCCGAGATCACCACCCGCCTCATCGTCAACCGGGCGAGCCTGAAGACCAAACACCCCCGGATCACCGAGATCATCGAAGGGCTGGAGAAGCACGTATGA
- the hisD gene encoding histidinol dehydrogenase yields MKFLDIRDANFDAEFAAILARGEETGREVEQVVLDIIAAVRVRGDEALLEYTRRFDRLEADSVTALQVTEDEIEYAFARVKDEEVAALKLAVERVARFHEKQKQETWLSTTEPDILLGQMVTPLERVGIYVPGGKASYPSSVIMNAVPARVAGVGEIIMVAPTPGGETNPHVLVAARLSGVDRIFRLGGAQAVAALAYGTKTVPKVDKITGPGNIYVATAKKLVFGQVGIDMIAGPSEILVINDGSGTPAHIAADLLSQAEHDELASSILITTDRGFGERVAAEVERQLAELSRETIARKSWETYGAVIVAGSLDEAIAFSNRIAPEHLELAVENPFDILPRIKNAGAIFLGHFTPEAAGDYLAGPNHTLPTGGTARFFSPLSVDDFVKKSSIVYFSEGGLNRLGNDIVRIAELEGLEAHGRSVSIRLK; encoded by the coding sequence ATGAAATTCCTCGATATCAGGGATGCGAACTTCGACGCGGAATTCGCCGCCATTCTCGCCCGGGGTGAAGAGACCGGCCGCGAGGTGGAGCAGGTGGTCCTCGACATCATCGCCGCTGTGCGGGTGCGGGGGGACGAGGCGCTCCTGGAGTACACCCGGCGCTTCGACCGGTTGGAGGCCGATTCCGTCACCGCCCTCCAGGTGACCGAGGATGAGATCGAGTACGCCTTTGCCCGCGTCAAGGATGAGGAGGTCGCGGCCCTCAAGCTGGCGGTGGAGCGGGTGGCCCGCTTCCACGAGAAGCAGAAGCAGGAGACCTGGCTCTCCACCACGGAGCCGGACATCCTCCTGGGGCAGATGGTGACGCCGCTGGAGCGGGTGGGGATCTACGTCCCCGGCGGCAAGGCGAGCTACCCCTCCAGCGTCATCATGAACGCGGTCCCGGCCCGGGTGGCCGGGGTCGGCGAGATTATTATGGTGGCGCCGACCCCTGGCGGCGAGACCAATCCCCATGTCCTGGTGGCGGCACGGCTCTCCGGCGTGGACCGGATTTTCCGGCTCGGCGGCGCCCAGGCGGTGGCGGCCCTGGCCTACGGGACCAAAACCGTCCCCAAGGTCGACAAGATCACCGGGCCGGGGAACATCTACGTGGCCACGGCCAAGAAGCTGGTCTTCGGCCAGGTGGGGATCGATATGATCGCCGGGCCGTCGGAGATTCTCGTCATCAACGACGGGAGCGGCACTCCGGCCCACATCGCCGCCGACCTCCTCTCCCAGGCGGAGCACGACGAGCTCGCCTCCTCCATCCTCATCACCACCGACCGCGGCTTCGGCGAGCGGGTGGCGGCGGAGGTGGAGCGGCAACTGGCGGAGCTCTCCCGGGAGACCATTGCCCGTAAGTCGTGGGAAACCTACGGCGCCGTCATCGTGGCCGGAAGCCTCGATGAGGCCATCGCCTTTTCGAACCGGATCGCGCCGGAGCACCTGGAACTGGCCGTGGAGAACCCCTTCGACATCCTGCCGCGGATCAAAAACGCCGGTGCCATCTTCCTCGGCCACTTCACCCCCGAGGCGGCGGGCGATTACCTGGCCGGCCCGAACCATACCCTCCCCACCGGCGGCACGGCCCGGTTTTTCTCCCCCCTGTCGGTGGACGACTTCGTGAAGAAATCCTCCATCGTCTACTTCAGTGAGGGGGGCTTGAACCGCCTCGGCAACGACATCGTCCGGATCGCCGAACTGGAAGGGCTGGAGGCCCACGGCAGGTCGGTGAGCATCCGTCTGAAATAA
- the hisC gene encoding histidinol-phosphate transaminase, which translates to MLPLRPNIAAMAGYVPGYQPPDVASWIKLNTNENPYPPSPEVLKAILAELGGDGALLRTYPSASSQALRETVGKLYGFDPAWIIMANGSDEVLNNLIRAFAGEGEEIGYIHPSYSYYATLAEIQGARVRTFGLTDDFRVAGFPDRYEGKLFFLTTPNSPLGFAFPLAYIEELATRCAGVLAVDEAYADFADGNALDLVRKYENVVVTRTLSKSYSLAGMRLGFAVARPEVIAALDKIRDHYNLDRLAQAACVASLRDQAYFGDCTRKIRETREWFSAEIRKLGYEVIPSQGNFVFAAPPDRNGTRVYDGLYARKILVRHFSDPLLAHGMRISIGTREEMEATLAALKEIG; encoded by the coding sequence ATGCTTCCCCTTCGCCCGAACATCGCCGCCATGGCAGGCTACGTCCCCGGCTACCAGCCCCCCGACGTGGCGTCGTGGATCAAGCTGAACACCAACGAGAATCCCTATCCGCCGTCGCCCGAGGTGCTGAAGGCGATCTTGGCCGAGCTGGGTGGCGACGGCGCGCTCCTGCGCACCTATCCGAGCGCGTCGAGCCAAGCACTCCGCGAGACCGTGGGGAAGCTCTACGGCTTCGATCCCGCGTGGATCATCATGGCCAACGGTTCCGACGAGGTCCTCAATAACCTGATCCGGGCCTTTGCCGGCGAAGGAGAGGAGATCGGCTACATCCACCCCTCCTACTCCTACTACGCTACCCTGGCCGAGATCCAGGGGGCGCGGGTGCGGACCTTCGGCCTCACGGACGACTTCCGGGTCGCTGGCTTTCCCGACCGCTACGAGGGAAAGCTCTTCTTCCTCACCACCCCCAACTCGCCGCTGGGCTTCGCCTTCCCCCTCGCCTACATCGAGGAGCTGGCGACCCGCTGCGCCGGGGTGCTGGCGGTGGACGAGGCTTACGCCGACTTTGCCGACGGCAATGCCCTGGACCTGGTGCGCAAGTACGAGAACGTGGTGGTGACCCGGACGCTTTCCAAGAGCTATTCTCTGGCTGGGATGCGGCTCGGCTTTGCCGTAGCCCGCCCGGAGGTGATTGCGGCCCTGGACAAGATCCGCGACCACTACAACCTGGATCGCCTCGCCCAGGCGGCCTGCGTGGCCTCCCTGCGGGACCAGGCGTACTTCGGCGACTGCACCCGGAAAATCCGCGAGACCCGCGAGTGGTTTTCCGCCGAGATCCGGAAGCTCGGCTACGAGGTGATCCCCTCCCAGGGGAACTTCGTTTTTGCCGCTCCCCCCGACCGCAACGGCACGCGGGTCTACGACGGGCTCTATGCCCGCAAGATCCTGGTCCGTCACTTCTCCGATCCGCTCCTGGCCCATGGCATGAGGATATCCATCGGTACGCGGGAGGAGATGGAGGCGACCCTCGCCGCCCTGAAAGAGATTGGCTAA
- the hisB gene encoding imidazoleglycerol-phosphate dehydratase HisB has product MSRKATIERVTKETQIKLSLEIDGTGESKICTSVPFLDHMLDLFARHGLFNLQVDAKGDVDVDFHHTVEDIGIVLGQAFKESLGDKKGIRRYGQASVPMDETLASVAVDISGRPYLVFHVSLPKVKIGEFDVELVREFFQAVVNNLGANIHVNVMYGDNVHHIVEACFKAFARAMDQATQVDPRIEGVMSTKGKL; this is encoded by the coding sequence ATGTCCCGGAAAGCCACCATCGAACGCGTCACCAAAGAAACCCAGATCAAGCTCTCCCTGGAGATCGACGGCACGGGAGAGTCGAAGATCTGCACGTCAGTGCCGTTTCTCGACCACATGCTCGACCTCTTTGCCCGCCACGGGCTCTTCAACCTCCAGGTGGACGCCAAGGGTGACGTCGACGTCGACTTCCACCATACGGTGGAGGATATCGGCATCGTCCTCGGACAGGCGTTCAAGGAGTCTCTCGGCGACAAGAAGGGAATCCGGCGCTATGGCCAGGCCAGCGTCCCCATGGATGAGACCCTTGCCAGCGTGGCGGTGGACATCTCGGGGCGCCCCTACCTCGTTTTCCACGTCTCCCTCCCCAAGGTGAAGATCGGCGAGTTCGACGTGGAACTGGTGCGGGAGTTCTTCCAGGCAGTGGTCAACAACCTGGGCGCCAACATCCACGTGAACGTCATGTACGGCGACAACGTCCACCACATCGTCGAGGCCTGCTTCAAGGCCTTCGCCCGGGCCATGGACCAGGCGACCCAGGTGGACCCCCGGATAGAAGGGGTCATGTCGACGAAGGGCAAGCTCTGA
- the hisH gene encoding imidazole glycerol phosphate synthase subunit HisH, which yields MTKIAIIDYGMGNLRSVQKGFEKVGFEAVVTADPKVVLEAEKVVLPGVGAFRDCMRNLEQGGFVEPILKVIQDGRPFLGICVGMQLLFTDSVEFGLYQGLNVIPGHVLRFPEGMREGGEELKVPHMGWNQLSLKRRPPAFAEVEDGVNVYFVHSYYEMPDDAGVIAATCTYGVEFCAAVWKDNIVATQFHPEKSQTVGLSILKNFGEMK from the coding sequence ATGACAAAGATCGCAATCATCGACTACGGCATGGGGAACCTCCGCTCGGTCCAGAAGGGGTTTGAGAAGGTGGGCTTCGAGGCGGTGGTGACCGCCGACCCGAAGGTGGTCCTGGAAGCGGAGAAGGTTGTCCTCCCCGGCGTGGGGGCCTTCCGGGACTGCATGCGGAACCTGGAGCAGGGGGGGTTCGTGGAGCCGATCCTGAAAGTGATCCAGGATGGGCGACCGTTCCTCGGTATCTGCGTCGGGATGCAGCTCCTCTTCACCGACAGCGTGGAGTTCGGTCTCTACCAGGGGCTGAACGTCATCCCCGGCCATGTCCTCCGTTTCCCCGAAGGGATGCGCGAAGGGGGGGAAGAACTCAAGGTTCCCCACATGGGGTGGAACCAGCTTTCCCTCAAGCGCCGTCCACCGGCCTTCGCCGAGGTGGAGGACGGGGTCAACGTCTATTTCGTCCACTCGTACTATGAGATGCCCGATGACGCGGGGGTGATCGCCGCTACCTGCACCTACGGCGTTGAGTTCTGCGCCGCCGTCTGGAAGGACAACATCGTCGCCACCCAGTTCCACCCCGAGAAGTCCCAGACGGTGGGTCTGTCCATACTCAAGAACTTCGGAGAGATGAAGTGA
- the hisA gene encoding 1-(5-phosphoribosyl)-5-[(5-phosphoribosylamino)methylideneamino]imidazole-4-carboxamide isomerase: MIVIPAIDLKEGKCVRLEQGLMEKDTVFCDSPADQAREWERQGAELLHIVDLDGAFAGEPKNRASIEAIVKAIVIPTQLGGGIRDIATIETYLSLGIGRVILGTAAQRNPELVEEACRLFPGRIVVGIDAKNGMVAVQGWAEVTGVTAADLAKRFEGYGVAAIIYTDIARDGMMQGPNIEATRTLAEAISIPVIASGGVSSLKDIENLMAIEASGIAGAITGKAVYTGAINLAEAVALTKRGGV, encoded by the coding sequence GTGATCGTCATACCTGCCATCGACCTCAAGGAAGGAAAGTGCGTCCGTCTCGAACAGGGGCTCATGGAGAAGGATACCGTCTTCTGCGACAGCCCGGCCGATCAGGCCCGGGAGTGGGAGCGCCAGGGGGCCGAGCTCCTCCACATCGTCGACCTGGACGGCGCCTTTGCCGGCGAACCCAAGAACCGCGCCTCCATAGAGGCAATCGTCAAAGCCATCGTCATCCCGACCCAGCTCGGCGGCGGTATCCGGGACATCGCTACCATCGAGACGTACCTCTCCCTTGGCATCGGCCGGGTGATCCTCGGCACCGCGGCCCAGCGCAACCCTGAACTGGTGGAGGAGGCGTGCCGCCTCTTCCCGGGACGGATCGTGGTCGGCATCGACGCCAAGAACGGCATGGTGGCGGTCCAGGGGTGGGCCGAGGTCACCGGCGTCACGGCGGCGGACCTGGCAAAGCGGTTCGAGGGGTACGGCGTGGCCGCCATCATCTACACCGACATCGCCCGGGACGGGATGATGCAGGGGCCCAACATCGAGGCGACCAGGACCCTGGCCGAGGCGATCTCGATCCCGGTCATCGCCTCGGGCGGGGTGTCGTCCCTGAAAGACATCGAGAACCTCATGGCCATCGAGGCGAGCGGCATCGCCGGCGCCATCACCGGCAAGGCGGTCTACACCGGGGCCATCAACCTGGCCGAGGCGGTGGCGCTCACGAAGCGGGGAGGGGTGTAA